The Candidatus Methanoplasma cognatum genome contains the following window.
GGTCTTCAGGCAGAACTCCTCTATAGAAGGTAAGGGCAGAGCAAAAAGCGGGTCGCCGTACTCCTTCACAGTGAAGGGAGGATACGCCGGGGCGGTGTCCTACCGCATCGGGGAGGAAGGGCAATGGAAGCTCGCATTCCCCGACGGAAACGGCACGTACACCTTACCTGGCGAAGAGGTGTCGGACGCCGTCTACCTGGAAAATCACCCCTGAAAAAACCATTTTTCGAGCTGCCGCGCAGGCCGTAAGGACCGGGACGAAGGCCTGCCGGAAGCTCGGCGTGACTATGGCATGACGTAAGCAGGGCGGTCGGACCGGCCGCCACCTGCGGATAGAGCTATTGACACGAAAACCCCCTTTCTTCGCAGCCGCCATACGGTATGTGAGCACAAACGAAATGCTGCCGCAGGACATCTATATAATATAGTCTGGCACATACTCTATTACGGTTACTTTTATACGTCTCATGATCGTTGATTGTCAGGGGTAACTTATGATTCCGTTACTTCCGCATACACTCAGAACACGGCAGTGACGCTGGGCGCCGGCGCGAGCATGATCAACTTAGGGGGGCTTCGGTCATAAGGATGACCGGTGGGATTCTGAGTATGGAGGGTTCATTATCTTCTATAGAAGGTATTATGACATCCGCGCCAAAGGATCCTTGACGAAACAGGTAAGGAAAGAGCGCACAGGAAATCGGCCTACTACTTCTCGACGGAAGGCGGATATTCCAGCCCGGTGTCCTACCTTATGGGTAAAGACGGATAGCGGAAGCTGTTGTTCCCCGATGGAGATGGAGAGTACGCCATTCCAGGGAAAGAAGTCGTTGACGACATATGTATGGAGGAACGCCTTTAAATAGTGTTAACATCAGGGGCGCCCCATTTCCTTTTTTTCACTATTACATTATCGTTAGCGGAGCTCTGGTCCAGGAAAGGTAAATATATACAACATATCTTTTTGCTACTTGGCTTTTATTAACTAGAAAAAAGGGGGAGCCAAATGAAAAAAATAACAATGCTTAGTGTGATGGCTGTAATAGCAATCATGGTTTTGGCAGCAACTGCCATTCCAATGATGAAAGATGCAGATACAGACATGAACTCTGGATACATTCCAAGAACAGTAGTGATTGATAACAACACAGATCCCTTTATCAACAAGTTAGGGGCGGTTTTTGATAATGTTTCGGGGGAATATAGCTATAACTTCAGAGGAGACCTGACATACGCTGTCTCTGCAACTGTCGGAGAGTTGTTTCCTAACGTGCCTGAATCAATAAAGAATATACAAATGGACATATTGTCAACATTAGGTTCTGACGGTAAACCGACCGTTACATACAATGTTGATTCTGATCTGATTGATTGGACATTGTTCGACTATTATGTGATATATGATGAGAACGACAAGTTCTACGACATAACATTTACATATGATGGAGTGACATCGTCGCTGAGGGACCTGTACGATCCGTATGAGGACTGTTTTGTTTTTGTCATATTTGCGATTCCTGTTGTAATATCTCTAGTTGATGCAATCCTTATAGGGGGAGCGGCTGCAGGCATGGTAATTGCAGCCTACTTAGCAAACGACCAGAGGAATGGCGGACACGTCGGAACTGACATCCTTGACGGTTTTACAAACTACTGTAAAGTGATGGGAATAGTACTGACTGCCACTTTTAATCCCAATAACTATGAGAATATCAAGTGGAAAGGGGTTGTCGACGGCATAATGTACAGTGAGGAGGACGGCATATTAATATCAGTTTCAGTTGGAAACACTACATATATGGCCTACGACCTATCATATGATATAACAAAACTTGACAAATATAGCTATTATTATACAATACTGCACAAAAACACCAAAGGCGATAGAACAAGTGCATTTATCATACCAAAGGAGATAACTTCCTCTCAGGCACAATCAATTATGAAAATGACAAATAACAACGGAGGAATGCATAGCGTGTGGACCTACCAATCGTCATATGCTTCATCGATTGCAAGCGTATTAGGGGCACCGCCTGTTCTAGATCCACCCCACGGATCACCGGGGTATTTCCAACACTACCATACAAAGGGGCGCACAACGGAGGCGCATGCGTTCTTTGGCACCCCAACGTGAGGTAATGCGATGAGCACCGGCACCTTTGTATTCACGCCAAAACCGCTTGTCCTGGATGTTGTCATCCAGGATCCCAATGCAGATGGTGGAAGGCCATTCAAATATCCCGATTGGAATATTGATGAAGTGCGTTATTATCCATCTATAGGGGGCCAGTATGATGGTATGTTCGATTCGATAAGGGATGCCCTTCCGAAATATGGTTGTGAATTCAGAAGTGATAGGTTCATGTATACACGCGACATGAAAACATATGAACCTGAAAAGTATGAAATGTCTCTAAGAGCCCTTACCAGACTGACGGCGTTCATAAGGAAGAATGTCAGAGAGATGGGGGAGTTTTGGTACGTATCCCATTGGATAGGCTGCGTGCCGGACAGTCCGGAAAACATGCATATTGTTGAGAGGAACATAGATGAATTTAGATTTGCAGGAGAAGACTTTGATTATTTCAGATTCAATACCCGCGTTTTCTACAAATTTGTGGATGTCAAATGAATAAAACCACTTACTCTTATATTTTTTCTGTTGCAGCTGTTTCTTTGATAGTAATTCTGTCTGTGTTTATCTTCTTTTTCCATACTGATGAAAATAGTTCATTCGACTTAGAAGAATACATGGGAGGAATTGTCGAAATAGAATGTGGTGATGGCGATAGGGCAACGGTATATGGTAGCGGGTTTATCATTGATCATGACGGGATTAAGGTTCTCTCCAATGCGCACGTGGTCATGAGCACCGAAGGCGGCACGACCAAAGCCTATGAGAATATTTGGGCACGATTTTTTGACTCGGAACAGAGACATAATCTATATGTTATTTCTTATGACACAAGGAAGGACATTGCGGTCTTAGGTTTCTATGAAACGGATATTCTGTGCGACAAACTCGTTATTGACACAAACCGTACAAAATTTGGAGAGGAGATCTTTGCAGTGGGTAATGCGAGAGGATACGGCCTGTCTGTTAAGGATGGTATTGTTTCCATACCGGAGATTATCATCATACGAAACGGCGTAGAAAGAGTGTGCGTTGTAGTTTCATCGCCGATAAATGAAGGAGACAGCGGCGGCCCGATACTGAACAAGGATGGAAAAGTGATCGGAATGATGTCATTCAGACTCAGAGATGATGACAACAACATAGTACAGGGCATGAGCTATGCTATACCTTCTAGTGAGATTGATAGCTATCTGCTCACGGTTCCTTCGTTAAACGAACGAGTAGAAATTGACCAATAATGCTGAGGACAGTACAATGAATAGCCATTTTAAACTCACATTATCGGTTATAGTTGTGGCCATTTTTTCACTGGCTTCAATATCGATGCTGTCGGAAGAAACAGAAGGATTGGTTTCCTCTTTAAACAACGGAACTGTCATTATAGAGGGAACCGACGATAACATTAATTGCGGATTCTATCTTGACAGGACACAAGATGGCGTTCTGCAGAAGGGCCAAATTGTGGTCTGCAAAGGGTCGGATGTAAGCGGAACGGTAAAAGTTGGCACATACCAAAGCGGCGTTTTCATAACTTTGGCAGAACTTAAGCTGAACAAAGCTAACAATCTGAAAATAGGAGTTTTCGGAACATTCCAAAGCAACATCGGTGGTTACGGCGGTGTGTCTGAAGTGCTATTTACGGTTAATTCCGATTACGACGGAAACATTGTCTTTTCCCAAAGTGTTGAGTTGACCAACGGGATTCTGCTGGTTGGGAATTACGGAACGCCTTACACATTCGATGGCGGACTGGGTGGTAGCTACTCCGGAATCATTGTCGCCGGAGAAACGAAGGTCGAGTCCATAAACACATCCGGGCTGGTGGTCTCCATGGAAAATAATAAACCATCTGTTAGCGGATACGTGAACGGATCTCATTATTTTTTGGAATACGCCAATGGTCCAAGTCCGAGGCTGATGGTGGTGGGGGAGACGACGATAAAATATCCAGACACCATGATGTTAAAAAATAATGCACTAACGAATGTGTTCAACAACGACTATGGCACACTATCTTTTGCGGATGTAGATGTGACAATCGCCGAAAAATCAAAATTAATTATTGGTACAGAGAGCAAGATAGTCGGAGACCGCATTTCTATAGAAACATTGCTTCCCACCGAACAGGCCATATTGGTCACGGAGGAAATGGTGATTTTTGGAACGGTCAATCCATCAAAAAAAGAAGTGACGTTCTCAGGGGTCGAGTATGATAAAGAATACAATATACTCCTTGTGCAGGAACCATCAAGCGGATGTAGCGATTACTCTTGGGGAACAATACAATTCCTTAAGGGCCCAATCAAAAATACTGCGGAAGTTTATTTTAAGGACGCGGGCACATTAAACCACGCTGACAGCCAAAGAATATACCATGGCTACAGCAACATAACAAAAAAGGTCACTATGAGTTATTCCACCTTTTTGATTGAATATGCGTTACTGTTTTCTAACGAGATATACGCCATTGGACAAAGCTATGATGGTAGAATTTCATTCGATTCCGGCCTGCTCACGACAGAATCAAAGATCTTATTGTTCCTGAAAAATTCTGAGCAGGGGCCGATATCGCACATCTTTTTCGGATCTATGCTGCTAGATGGCTCCGGGGCCGTTGATGGAATGGGGGTTAACGTTTTAAAGGATCAAGCGCCTCTTTATAGTGTAATTTCTACCGAAAACTTGACCTATAGTGATAATAAACAAGAATATAACCTCCATTTCTCCACTCATTACAGATGGTCGTCCGCTCTTCAGGTAGAAGGAACAATAGAAGTTATGCTCAATGATGTGTGCATTTCTACTATTTCTGCAAGCTCACCTTTGGGAATAACGCTTAATGACAGAACAACCGGAATGATTAAGTATTATGCATATGCCAACGCCGAAATGCCTTTGAATACCGGGTGGATCACTATTAACGCCGCATACTGTGAGGTTACACCTGAAAGCAAAAACATCGTGATACATTATTTTTCATCCCTTAAGGAAATTCTTAGCTTATCGAGCACCGCATACATAATAGGGACATACTATATCGGAGGAGACATTAGTCTATCCAATGGTTCATCAAAGGTCGAAATCAATTTAAGTGCGGGCTCAGCGTTGCTGATTGGGACTGGTTCTCAAAATGTAACCGTCATACAGCCTGTTGAAACTGTGATAAACGTTTCTGGTCACGGAAGATATGAAGTACTCTCAGGAACAGTGATAAAGCGAAATAGCGCGGGAAACGATCCCTTATCTGACGTAAGCTATGGTAAAAGTGGAGAGATGATTTTTAAGGACATACATACCGCACTCGGTGACTCAATTGAGGGCGAAACAATTTATCTTTCACGTAAACAACCTGATTTAGTCATAATTCAGAAGAGTTGTGCCATTAAAGAAGGTGTAACCCTTCAACTCAATAATAACAACCTTTCGATAAGTAACTATGTGACATTAACTGTCGAAGGCGCAATCGTTTCAGGTAGCAAAGACTCTTCTGCGTTCTCTATGGGGATTGGGTCTAAACTTGTTGTAGCTAATAATGGAAAGATTGAGTTCGGGGGGCCCTATGCATCACTCAGCAGAGTGGATATTCACGAGGGAGGTTTAGTAAAAGTCGTTGCTTTTGTGGAGGGGGAGCCTATTAGTGGGGCAGAGTACTATGTTGCAGGCAGCCTAGAACTGCTGAATGGAGCCATTTCTAAAAATATGATAATTGAAGGAACGGTATCATCTAAAAATGCAATCATAATAGAGAACAAACTAATCATAGGCACAGCGCCCTCTTTACTTTCGGATTTGACCAACAGTGCAAATGTCTCCGACGCTACTTTTTATTTAGAAAGCGGAGCCGTCGCGATTGTTTATGGGAAGTCAGCGGTATCAAACAATAACTTTAATGGTGACATAGTTTGCACAGAGTTCAAATCCGAAAAAGAAACATATGCAAAGGAATATGCAAACACGCGCAGTGGTTTTGCTTTGATGGAAGAATTGCATCCTGAATTAAAAGACTACGAGTTCAGAGGTTGGTATTCAGATTCTTTCTTCGCTTCGCCTTTTACCTTCAAACAAGATCATAAAGTTGGAGAGCCAGAAGTATTATATGGGCATTTTTTACCAAGAAAAATAAACATTACCCTCTATTACAACCCTTCAATAGATTGGACTTATAACGGCATCCTAATAGGAGACTCCGGAATAATAACAGTGAATTATGGCGATAAAGTCTCGATTAATGCATATTGTGTTGAGAATTCGAAAGGTTTTCCAATCATTGTCGTTGATAATATGTTATACATTGCAGGAACTGAATATGCTGTCACAGAGCCATCTGTATTCAGAGCTATAGGAGTAAGCCGTTCTAATGAAGAGGCATCATCGGAAGAATATTCTTTAGAGGAGATGCTGTTGGTGGGGGTAATATTGATTCTTTCTTTTATGCTGGCGATAACGATGAAGAAACTGCTACAGTAAATAGTTATAAACAGTATCTACAACCTTGTGCTCATGAAACACGAAAAGGATCATCTCCTACTTTTACCCCCAATACGTTGCCCTTATCGCCGCTTATAGCGGTTATCTGGAAGTCATCGCCTTCGTGGAATACTGGATCCAGCTTGAGACTGTCCTACCCGGCATTGTAGTATACCCACTCACCCGCCACATTTATCTCGTCACATAAGACATTATCATCTAGCTGCACCCCGTTGCTACCTTCCGTACATACCCTATTGAGTCTTAGGAATTGACCATAGTTATTATAGTATATCCATTTGCCAGCAACATTGATGCAGGTGCTCATGTCGTCGCACAGCTTGGCATTGTTACTGCCATCAGTACGCATTTTGTAGATTTCTCCATAGGTATAATATATCCATTCATCCTCAAAGATAAGGTTCTTAATGTAGCAATCGCTGAGCTTCATTCTGAGGCTACCGTCAGTGCATATCCGGTAGAGCTTGCGGCCATCATCACAATTTCTGTAATATATCCACCTTCCTGATGTATAAATGTCTTCGCTCCAATCATCATTCAGCTTTGTCCTATCGCTGCCATCCGCACGTATCTTATAGAGCTTGAGGTCATCGTCCCAGTTGCTGTAATAAACCCATCCATCATCTACATATATACACATGCTCCAGTCATCGTTCAGTTTTGTTCTGCCGCTACCGTCCGTGCGCATCTTATAGAGTTTATGATCGTCGTCTCTGCGGTAATAAATCCACTCACCCGTTATGGTGAAATCTCCAACCGGATCGTTGTTCAGTTTTGTTCTGCCGCTACCGTCCGTGCATATTTTATATAGCCTAAGATCGTCATCCCAGTTGCCGTAATAAATCCACTCGCCCATTATTTTGTATTTGCTCCGCGCATCGCCTATCTTTCTTTTGCCGCTACCGTCTGTGTTTATCTTATAGAGCTCGAAGCCTTCGCCAGCGCAATAATAGATTGTGTCCCCGACTACCTTTACCTCTCTACAGCGATCATCATTTAGCTTAATCTTGTCACTGCCGTCCGTGCGTATCTTATAGAGCATACCATCACTACCATTGTCGCCGCTGGGTGAGCTTGCCATTAGTGATGATGATCGACTAACGGTTTCCCACGGGTTTCGTCTCTTGAACAATCATATTGGTTTTTCACAATAAAAGTCTTATTTTCTTTTTTTATTGAAAGGTGTGGTATCTCTCCTGCCGCAGACATATGTGTCTGCGGTTTGCATCGGGAGCGGTCTGCAAAAGACCTCCGTATCAAATCCTATGGTAAGACAACCTTTTTTATTTGTGCTACAATGGGGTAACAGATACATATGATGACAGATAACGGTCGTTTCATCAGGCAGAAGGTAATGGAGCACAACAAATGGTTCGAGGAATGCATCCCCATGATCGCATCCGAGAACCTTATGAGCCCGCTTGCAAAAGAGATCCTGATATCAGATTTCGCGGACAGATACGCAGAGGGGCTTCCGGGAAAGAGATACTACCAGGGGAACATCTACGTCGACCAGGTAGAAACAAAAGCCACGGAGCTTGCAAAGAAGATATTCGAAGCGGGGTTCGCTGATGTGAGGCCTGTTTCGGGAACGGTAGCGAACATGGCGGTCCTTTTTGCGTTCGCTAACCCGGGGGATCCGATAACGACCTGCGCCCTCGCGCAAGGCGCACATATCTCTACATGCGAGTTCGGCGCCTTCGGGCAGAGAGGCGTACGTTCGATCAACTATCCGTTCAACACGGAGGACATGAACCTCGACGTGGACGGTACCATCAAACTGCTGAAAAAAGAAAGACCTAAGATCGCGCAGTTCGGCCTCTCCGTCTTCCTTTTCCCGCCTCCGATAAAGGAGCTTAACGACACATTCACCGAGATAGACTGTCTTGTCTGGGAGGATTGCGCGCATGTCCTCGGTCTCATCGCCGGAGGGCAGTTCCACAAACCGTTCGAAGACGGCGTCAACATTGTTTCGGCTTCGACACATAAGACATTCCCCGGACCTAACCACGGGATGATCCTCGGCGCGAACCTTACCGAAGAAGAAGAAAAGAAGATCCAGAAAGCGGTGTTCCCGGGAGTGACGTCAAGCCACCACCTCCACGCGATGGCCGCATTGGCGATGACGCTTGCGGAGATGGAGGTCTTTGCAAAGGACTATGCCGCACAGACGTGCAAGAACGCCAGGGCGCTGGGAGAGGCCCTCTACGAGCTGGGGATCCCTGTGCTCTGCCCTGATCTGGGATTCACGAGGTCTCATGCGATCGCCCTCGATGTCTCCGCATTCGGAGGCGGGAAGGACTGCGCGCAGCTCCTTGAGGACGCCAACATAATCTGCAACAAGAACATGCTCCCGAATGACACCAGTTCAGTAAGGCCTTCCGGTCTCAGGTTCGGCACCCAGGAGCTGACAAGGGCCGGCATGAAAGAAAGCGAAATGAAGGCCGTCGCCGAGCTTGTTGCCCGTGTAGTGAAGAAGAAAGAGGACCCGAAAAAAGTGAAGGAGGATGTAAAAGCCCTCAAGAAGAACTTCACTTCGATAAAATACTGCTTCAATGAAGGGGAACCCGCATACAAATATCATAAGCTCGTAGATTAAAGGTGCGAAAATGGGATCCGGAGACGAGGCAAAAGAGGGGCTGAATGACGCCGTCTGCGCAGGTTCCGATGATCAGGACGAAAAAAGGCGGGCCGAAAAAATAGAAGAATACAGCAGAGAAATGGATGAAGTGAAGAAGGAAATGAGGATCGCTGCCTATAACTCGTATTCAACTGGGGAGCCAATCAACGAGAAACTTGCCGGCTATTGCGAAAGGATCAACGCCCTTATGAAAAAGATGAACGAACTGGGTTCCAAACAGAAGTCGGGCGAGTGATCTTCCACGGCTGCGGCCTGTCCGATCGGGGGGCGCGGAGACCAAATAAGAGGCGCCTGGCGTCTCTTATTTTCTTATTTTGAAGAGTTAGTCCTGCCATTGCATACTCCGACGTATATCGGGTTATGCGCCGTCATGAGATGATATCTGCCCGCTTTTTTCGACTTTGATATGTTGACGGACATTATCTCCTCTTCTTCCATATCCAGTTCGTCGATGCATCTTACCA
Protein-coding sequences here:
- a CDS encoding serine protease, which produces MIVILSVFIFFFHTDENSSFDLEEYMGGIVEIECGDGDRATVYGSGFIIDHDGIKVLSNAHVVMSTEGGTTKAYENIWARFFDSEQRHNLYVISYDTRKDIAVLGFYETDILCDKLVIDTNRTKFGEEIFAVGNARGYGLSVKDGIVSIPEIIIIRNGVERVCVVVSSPINEGDSGGPILNKDGKVIGMMSFRLRDDDNNIVQGMSYAIPSSEIDSYLLTVPSLNERVEIDQ
- a CDS encoding DUF5050 domain-containing protein, with product MLYKIRTDGSDKIKLNDDRCREVKVVGDTIYYCAGEGFELYKINTDGSGKRKIGDARSKYKIMGEWIYYGNWDDDLRLYKICTDGSGRTKLNNDPVGDFTITGEWIYYRRDDDHKLYKMRTDGSGRTKLNDDWSMCIYVDDGWVYYSNWDDDLKLYKIRADGSDRTKLNDDWSEDIYTSGRWIYYRNCDDGRKLYRICTDGSLRMKLSDCYIKNLIFEDEWIYYTYGEIYKMRTDGSNNAKLCDDMSTCINVAGKWIYYNNYGQFLRLNRVCTEGSNGVQLDDNVLCDEINVAGEWVYYNAG
- a CDS encoding serine hydroxymethyltransferase, producing the protein MMTDNGRFIRQKVMEHNKWFEECIPMIASENLMSPLAKEILISDFADRYAEGLPGKRYYQGNIYVDQVETKATELAKKIFEAGFADVRPVSGTVANMAVLFAFANPGDPITTCALAQGAHISTCEFGAFGQRGVRSINYPFNTEDMNLDVDGTIKLLKKERPKIAQFGLSVFLFPPPIKELNDTFTEIDCLVWEDCAHVLGLIAGGQFHKPFEDGVNIVSASTHKTFPGPNHGMILGANLTEEEEKKIQKAVFPGVTSSHHLHAMAALAMTLAEMEVFAKDYAAQTCKNARALGEALYELGIPVLCPDLGFTRSHAIALDVSAFGGGKDCAQLLEDANIICNKNMLPNDTSSVRPSGLRFGTQELTRAGMKESEMKAVAELVARVVKKKEDPKKVKEDVKALKKNFTSIKYCFNEGEPAYKYHKLVD